A part of Paraburkholderia azotifigens genomic DNA contains:
- a CDS encoding response regulator transcription factor, which yields MNSGSHLSSVRGIQHHKEPVVYVVDDEESMRFALGNLFRSVGLRVETFESAVDFLGFPKCGAPSCLILDVRLRGENGLALQEHVVKSGLRMPIVFMTGHGDIPMTVQAMKAGAVDFFSKPFRDQEMLDAVSNALARDGERLAAEQSVAALRVAYESLTPREREVMGFVVAGLMNKQIASKVNLCEITVKMHRSHLMRKMAARTLADLVKKSVTLGVNAQS from the coding sequence ATGAATTCAGGTTCACATTTGAGTTCGGTCCGAGGCATCCAACATCACAAGGAGCCGGTCGTTTACGTGGTGGACGACGAGGAGTCGATGCGCTTCGCACTCGGTAATTTGTTCCGGTCGGTCGGGCTGCGGGTTGAGACATTCGAATCCGCCGTGGACTTTCTCGGCTTCCCGAAGTGCGGCGCGCCTAGTTGCTTGATCCTCGATGTCCGTTTGCGCGGCGAAAATGGCCTCGCCCTACAGGAGCATGTTGTCAAGAGCGGTTTGCGCATGCCGATCGTATTCATGACCGGTCATGGTGACATCCCGATGACCGTGCAGGCCATGAAAGCGGGGGCAGTCGATTTTTTCTCAAAGCCGTTCCGCGACCAAGAGATGCTGGATGCCGTCTCCAATGCGTTGGCGCGCGATGGCGAGCGGCTCGCCGCCGAACAATCGGTTGCGGCGCTCCGTGTCGCGTATGAGTCGCTTACACCGCGCGAACGGGAAGTTATGGGGTTCGTTGTAGCTGGGTTGATGAACAAGCAGATCGCCTCCAAGGTGAATCTCTGTGAAATCACTGTGAAGATGCATCGTTCTCATCTGATGCGAAAGATGGCGGCGCGAACCCTTGCAGATCTCGTCAAGAAATCGGTAACGCTTGGCGTTAATGCGCAGTCGTAG
- a CDS encoding response regulator transcription factor yields MTITLGVVDADGCMPRRSCCVSSLSYRSRLMLRSAQVVSIVDDDEAARLATGNLVRSFGRHTCLFASAQEFLLSGQLGSTSCLISDVMMPGMSGVEMHDRIIALGYAPPTIFITAFPSADLKANALAKGALAVLEKPVDPDAIAHWLSVALDAP; encoded by the coding sequence ATGACAATTACGCTGGGTGTCGTAGACGCGGACGGTTGCATGCCGCGGCGTTCTTGCTGCGTGAGCTCCCTTTCCTATAGATCGAGGCTAATGTTGCGTTCTGCTCAGGTAGTTTCGATTGTTGACGACGATGAGGCAGCCCGCCTCGCGACGGGGAATCTTGTGCGCTCGTTCGGAAGACATACATGCCTCTTCGCGTCAGCGCAGGAATTTCTCCTATCTGGCCAGCTTGGTTCGACGTCATGCCTCATCTCTGACGTCATGATGCCGGGCATGTCAGGAGTGGAGATGCACGACCGCATTATTGCACTCGGGTATGCCCCGCCGACCATCTTCATCACGGCATTCCCGTCGGCGGACCTGAAAGCTAATGCCCTGGCAAAAGGCGCGCTAGCCGTACTCGAGAAGCCGGTTGATCCCGACGCCATCGCGCATTGGCTCAGCGTTGCGCTTGACGCGCCGTAG